Below is a window of Lacrimispora xylanolytica DNA.
AAGGCGAAAAGATTATTATGATATCAATGTTGCTATGTTTAATAGCATATATTATTTTAATATTTATATTTCAGGATAACACAAAAGGGTTTTTAGTAAGTTTGGGAGTGGTGGTTATACTCGTTTGCTTTTTAACATGGCTGAATAACAAATTATATCATAAAGATATGAAGGAAAAAATCAAGAACTTTAAAACATATCATCTTGAAGAGTTAAAGAAAATTTTGAAAAGACATGATCATTACTATTATAGCACTCGGCAGATAGATACGATTATTGAATGGTGTGATACGGAAGCTCAAAGGGAAAGCAACTTTTTAACTTCTATACGCCCTATCAGTACATTTGCAGCAGTTGTATTTATACCAGTAAGTATGATGATTTTAGATAAGTGTTTGGGAAACGAAGTTAATAGACAGTTTATAAGCATTGTGGTTATATATGGTATATCCTACCTTTTGGTCTTTCTTTTATGGCTTTGTTATGGTCCTATAATTAAAGATATCCTCAACCGAAGAGAACGAATGGCAGAGAAACTGGCTAATGACCTTCGAAATCTTAAATTGAATGAACCAAGAATTCCAGATTAATGATTTTAAATCTGAGGCTAACTGGTGTTAGTATATAAGTATGGACACGAAAAGTTTAACACGATAAAATACCAATAAGAAAGGTGTGTGTTAAACAATGTCCCAAAACGGTATTCGATATACGGATGAATTTAAAAAGCAATTAGTAGATTTGTATCAAGCTGGTAGTTCTGTCAGCTACCTCAGTCGCGAGTATGGTGTCTCAAACGTAACGATTTATAAATGGATTAAAGAGCTATCCCCAATCAAGGTATCTGAAAAGGAAGAAGTTACTTCTAAGGAATACGAAAACATGAAAAAACGTATTGCTGAACTTGAAATGGAGAATGAAATATTAAAAAAAGCTACCGCCATATTCGCAAGAAAACGATAGAAGAAATCGTTACATTCATCGACAGATACAAATCAATCTATACCGTAAAACTTATATGCAAAGCCTTACGCTTCCCTAGAAGTACTTATTATAAGGCTCTTGTTCGTGTACCATCAAATCGGAAAGTCGCTGCTGACAGACTAAAAGTCAAAATCAAAAAGATTTGGCTGGAGAGCAAAGCCCGTTATGGAGCCCCTAAAATCCATAAGGTGTTACTTAGCAAAGGGGAAAAAGTCAGTTTAAAACGTATCCAGCGTTACATGAAAGATATGAAAATCCGATCCATCGTTGTAAAGAAATTTCGTTATCATTCAGAAAAAAGCGTTTCTGATGAAAAAGAAAACATTCTGAATCGTGATTTCAGTACAACAGGAATTAATCAAAAGTGGTGTACCGATATCACTTATATTTTTACTGTTAAAGATGGGTGGACTTATCTTGCATCAGTAATGGGGATCTACACAGCAAAAAAATCATTGGATATGCCTATGATACTTCTATGACAGCAGAATTGGCTGTGAAGGCCGTAGAGAATGCCTGCATAAATGTAAAGTCAACAGAAGGAGTTATCCTCCATTTCAGTCGGAGAGGAAATCCATATGATAATGCTTGTATAGAATCCTTTCATTCTTTATTAAAAAAGGAAGAAATAAATCACCAAAGATACCCTGATTTTAATACGGCCCGGAGAGCAGTATTTGAATATATTGAATCTTGGTACAATCGAAAAAGGATTCATAGTGCAATTAATTATATGACTCCTCAGGCGGCTCATGAGGCTGCCTGATTCTCAGAGAGAGAAGTTAAACTTTTTGTGTCTACAATATTGACACAAGTCCAAACGAAAGTGAAATTTATAAATTAAAGAAACTTAGAATTACGTAACTTAAGATATTATAATACCCTAAATCAATATTTGGGGGACGAAAGAATTGATCTTTATTATAAGATTATATTGATGTAAAAATATGAAAATAATTAAATGGTGTCAACTTTAGGAATGGAATCGGTACCAGTTTTATAAATCAAAATATAAATATAAAATCTCTCAAGCTATATACTCAGAGTATATTGTGACTCGAGAGATTTTTGCAATTTAAGAAACTATACTGAATTATTGACTTATTATTTTTTACGACCTGCTATTTACACGGGTACAATAGTAATTTATTTACTTGAAACTATATTTTCATACAATAATTTGATATAATAGAAGCATCAAAATGTAAAATGTAGGAATTAGTCTTAAATTGCATCATTTTAATCAAATCTATTTATAACAATAATGTGACGTTGAAATTTAAGTTTGCAAGAGAAAACAATCTTGATCTATAATATTTAAAAATGGTCAGAACAATCTGATAATCCACAAGTATAGCAAGGAATAGGAGATTTTCTATGAGCGATACTGGGCATATTACTCTTTGGAATGTTGAATGTATTTTTGTTGAAGAAAGCGATGATATTTCAATCGTCCAATCCGTTAAAGATGCCTTGATTATCCACGTTGATGAGTATCTAAGAGAAGGATTGGAACAAGAAGAAACGGACTTTTTGAATAATGCGAAAGACCCATATCACAATTAGGGACACAGTTTGGGCAAAAAAGAAAGATTGTAAATGCATATAAGATTCTGCATAACGCCCTGGATAGTTCAATAGAACACATTTTTTACCAACCAGAATTTAGATTAAAAGGTCCGTTGCAGACGGCTAATCTTAATAATATTGCAGAGTTCTTAGCAGGTCAAAGAGGTGCAGTTGCCCATGGCAGCTTTTTAGATACTTTTTCTGATGTAGATGCGCAAAAGATACGTTTCCTGGAAATTCTTACATACTCTCAATTACTTAAAGTGTTGAACTGGAGGATGCAGATATCGAGCGCGTAATTGGGACATTATTTGTATGCAATTTTGTACTGTTTCAGGAAAAGTATCACTGATAGTGACGACAAATTGGATGGAATAGGAATGTTAATAGAAAGGATAATATATGATGAAAAAAGGCATGGGAAAGCAATTTGATTATTGTGGACTAAAAAATATGGAGGCTCTTAAGTTCTATGAACAATATGTCAGTAGTTTGTTACAAACCTATCAGCCTTCAAATAATCAATATAATAAAAAAGGCAAAAGAGAACTAAGTTTAGAATATTCCTGGGTGGATGAATTCCAAGCCAGTGGATTCGAAGCGAAGACTGATAGTATCACTATTAATGTGCAACTCATATTAACAGTTTATAGCTTATTTTATGATTTAGTAAACAATAACTCGCCTATATTAAATCTTTCAGGGATTACAGCACAACACAAATGCACAGAAAAAAAAATCATACTATGTAATCCCACTAATCCTGGAGAGATTATTTTTAATAGTATGTATATATCTGATGACCCGATTAGAAATAACTTAGCAGAATTTTTATCTATGTATGCTGTTAAATTTATTGTTGCTCATGAATTTTCACACGTATATGGTGGTCACACAAAATATTATAAAGAAGTCGCAAGCAAAAAAGATGCCGAGATCAAAAAAATAAAATCTGACAAAATAAAGGTACTTAAATATTACCTCGATATACAGGCAATGGAATTGGATGCTGATACATTTGCTGCTACTAGAATTGTCATGGAAGCGCTTTCAATGTTTAAAGAAAAAAAGATAGATATACATTTAGATAATAATGCTAATTTTCTCAAAATACCTTTTTTGGCTATGCATGGTGTGTATTTTATTCTTAGAGACAAATGGGAAAATGATGGTGAGGACCAGGAACATCCATCGACTTATATTAGGGAGGAAGCGGCAATTGGGGCTGGGATATCAGCTTTGGAACAATATGAGGAATCAGTAGATCATGAACTTATTTTGGCTTCGTTAACAGAATTTGAAAAGATAAAAGGTGCTGAAAAGGACGGCTTTGCTGAATATGTTCAAAAGAATTGTGTGTTATTACATGAATCGGCAGAAAAGTTAAGGAGCATTTTTCTTGATAGAATAGCTCCAATAATTAAGCCAGAGAGTCGTATGCCAATTGAAGGAATAGATTATTAGCCATGTTAATATTAAATGAAAAAGAATAAGATGAAAAAACTTTTGAGTGCAAAGAAACAGCACATCATACTAATTGACGGCATTGATAATGTGGAAGGAGGTGTCTATGAATTATATACAAAATGGAGTAATAGAGTAATGTTATATTGATCTTATTTAATCTACAGGAGAAAAGTAGTATATACAAATATCAAATGCGTTCATTATACATCATGGGCTTAGTAGTGTATGGGATGAGGCTAGTTCGGGTGAGGGCGTCAACCGATATGTGTTTGTATGGTATAACCACATAAGACCTTATTCCTATAACAATGGGCTAGCCCAAGCACGATTAAAAAACTGGATTTGTCGAACAAAGTGTAATAATAATGATTGGCCAGAACAAACAGAGTTGGCTGGTGAGCCCACAAAGTGATTAAGTTCTGGATAAACAGACAAGATAATGATTCGCTGCGCACAGCCGTGGAAGTGTCTAGATATTACATTCGTGCTCTTGCTTATGAAATGGGAGTTAAGAGAGTATAATATATATATGATTTAATATTTCCAGAAGAAAGGTAAGACATGTTAAAAGTTCAAATTGATTTAGATATTAATAAGATTATAACGGAAAGTAAGTACTCTCAAACAGTCTTATCTGCTACTGTTGCCAAGGTTTTTTCTGATAAAGGGATGAATGTTTCGGTAGATGCTGAAAGCGGAAGAATTATTGTAACCGATAGCGGTAGAGTTGATGATTATGGAAAACTCTGGTCCGTTATATGGAGGCTGTCAGAAAAAAACTGGCTTGTTGATAACTTAAAGGAATGGTTATGGTTCAACAACGATGATGGCGATGATTCAGTAGAGGATATATTATTTTATATTAGATCAAAAAAGAATGGGAGTTGAAATGGAACGAAATGATTTTGAATCAATAAAAAGTAAGATATGGAAGTAAATAGAATTGTTGATCAAAGATATTTTATGGAATGGGGAATGGAGGAATTATGGTTCTGGATAATAAAAGTAGATTTCATTTTCAGGAAATGTAGGAAGTTATATCCGGGTCAGATGAATTTTACCTTTGGGTATTTCTTAAATGGCTAAGAATGGGAGAGAGTGAATGGATTAGAGATTGGCCCATAATCTTCGTAATCTTAAACTAAATGAATTAAATATTCCCCCATTACGTACCAAAATCCCAAAATACAACGTATAAAAAATAATAAGTATAATCCGTCTATTTTATTAGAATGTATACTTAGGAGGCCAGCTTATGTATTTAACACAAATAAAAGATATTTATGCAGGAAAACCAGATGCTAAAGATGAAATTAATACAGAAGGATATGATCAATTTTTACGTAGCTTTATCGTACCAAGGAATTTCGATATTAATTCCCTTATAAATGATACTTTTTGTTTTATATCAGGATATAAAGGTATAGGCAAGACAGCTTTATTATATTATCTTGATGAATATATAAAGAATGATGATTGTTCCACATGCTCATCTTTTGTATTTTTTAAAGGTGATTATTCAGATATAAAGAAACAAGAAATGGAGTCTATTTCCAAACGTCTGGTATCGTTTATTTCTATAAGTGATGATGTTGTAATTGATGGATCGGATTTTGAATATATCTGGCGTTGGTTATTTTATCGACGCATTTGGGAAGATAATATTGAATGTAAATTTGGATTATTTGTCACAGATGAAACTTGGGAAAAGTTTGCAAAGGGTATATCTAAAATATCTTGTATAACTACAAAAAGAAAACTATCCATTCCCCAAAAACTCAAATTTCGTATCCCTTTTACCGACCCTGGAAGTGGAATAACGATGACACCGGAAACGGAACTTGATTTTACTTCATTGAAATCAGCAGAAACAAACGCTTATCGCCAATTCGTAAAAATAATAGATGAACTAGATATGTTATTTCCACAGCTTGTTCGATCCTCTAAACCGTACTACATATTCGTTGATGAGCTCGAAGCATATTACGGCGATGAAGCTATTTTTAAACGTGATCTTAAGTTGATTAGAGATTTAATTTTTACCGTGAAAAAGTTAAATTCACTTATGTCTGGATTCAAAACTGGAAAAACAAAAATTATTTGTTCAATTAGGACAGAAATACTTAACGCAATTAATAGATTCATTGTAACAAAAGAGTTAAATAAAGTTACATCCGGTTTTGATATACCTCTTGTTTGGGACTACACAAATACAAATTCATTTGAACACCCTATATTAAAAATTTTATCTAAGCGAATATCAAATGCGGAAAGTGAAAATGGTTATGATTTAACTGAACGTGAATTAATTTTAAAATGGTTCCCAGAAAAAATACATGATATTGAAGCTGCTAATTTTATTTTAAACAATAGTTGGTGTAAACCAAGGGATATTGTTAGATTGATTTTGTCTGCAAAAGCTTGTTTATGCAGTACAAATTCCTCATTTAATCAAACAACATTCGACATGTTACAAAAAAGATACTCAATAGAAAGTTTGAATGAAATTCGAGAAGAAATGAGAGCACTATATTCACCTGACCAAATCAATACTATAATTACATGCTTAACCGGATTTCGTGTTGCATTTTCAATGACCGATATTGCTGCAAGAGTATCGCAATACTTTAGAGGAAGTATATTAGAGGAAAACCTTAGTAATGTATTGATGGATCTATATCGTCTTGGACTTATTGGAAACTTTTCAAGAGCTTCAAAATCATACAGATGGCAACACAAAGGGGATGATGGATTAATTATATCTGACGAGTGGAGTATGATGGTACATTATGCTTTACAGAGTGCTTTATCTGTAAGTAATCGACATGATCGGGGAATTAACAAAGCTGTATATTATAATCTAAAAGCTGGGGATATTGTACAGATAATAGTAGAACGTATTGTCCCCGGTTATGTGCTTACTAATTTTGAAAAAGATGGTCATAAGTATTATGGTAGCATTCATATTAGCCAATTGTCTAATGAATATGTTGATGATATTTTTAATTTCATTAAAGAAGGAGAAACTTTATCCGCACAAGTTTTAAATTACGATGATTTACATAAAAAATGGAGGCTTACTCTCAAATATTAAATTGACTTTTATAATCAGAGGTGGATGTTAATGTCAGAATCGAAATCTAAAGATATCTTATCATTTGATGGGGCCCGTAAGAACGAGGAAAATTATATACCTCCAAAGCAAAGTGCTAATACTCTTTTCCGCTTTTTTAAAGAACCAGAATATCTCTTTGATTCACTTGAGAAAGAATCAATGATACCAAGATATTATCCAGAAACTGTTAATTACCTTGATATAGATATGCTACATGTTGCCTATCCTATGATTTGTTTCTGCGATATTAATTTACATAAAATCGATGATCACATGTTTTTTTATGGAGGATATGGACTTGCATTTTCAAAAAAATGGGGCATTCAAAAAGGAATTCAACCAATTCAATATATTAATCCACATTCTATATTACACAGTGATTTTTCCAATGCATTTAAGTCAGCAATAAAATGTGAGACAGAAGATTTTGCTCAAAATTATCTACTTACTCAAATGTTTTATTTCAAACCGATAGAGGGAACCATGGAGAGGGATGGTACTGAAAAGCCAAAGAATTTTACTGATGAATGTGAGTGGAGATTTATACCTAATGTGACAGTTGAAGAACTTCCGCAAGCTGTTTTAGAAACTGAGATATTTAGCTTACCTACCCTCAATAAAGCAATTAGTGTAAAAAAAAGTTGTTGGTTGGAGTTTGATTTAGAAGATATCAAATATATAATTATTCAAACAAATGAAGATTTTGTAAAATTAATTGAATTAATTGAAACTAAGCTTATGAACTCTGAAAAAAAAAGTAGATTGATTTCTAAGATTCTTGTATGGGAAAATGCAAAGGGGGATTTTTAATGTTTTCAAATTTCAAAGAAGCATTTATTAAAAAACCACAATATACTGTTCGCCCTCCACAAGCAGTGCTAGATGCAATTAGTGATGAATTACCTGAAGGATTTTCTTATATATATGTTGATGACGGTTTTTGCCGCCTCAATTGTGAAAATGGTTTTAATTTAAACTCAGGTAAAGTTATATTGCCATCTGAAGCACAGGTTTTATTTCAAAGTGATTTACTTTCAGAACCATCCAATCTACTGCGCTATTCTTATAACGCACAAATTAGTCTGCAGATTTCACCAGGTGATGATGGTTATTATATTGTCAATGGAAAAAAAATTAAAGCCACTGAATTTATCAAGGCTCCTATGAGAAATATTACGACTGGTGAGATTCGGTTTTTCCTTGAACCGCCTAAATTCCCAGGTCCTTTCCAACTGACTGTAAGTGGTGATGGGCATTTGATTACCCTTTTGGTTCAACGAAAACCAAATAACAGCATATATATACAAAAGTACGAATCAATTGATAATTCAGCATTGAAATTAAGTTGTCTACTGGATCTAGAGAAGGAAAAAGCTAGTTTTACAATAAATATTTCTATTGGAGATGAAAAATATGTTGAAAATGTAGTTGCCGCGAATTATATTTACAATGCATTTCTTAAGGGAAAAGGGTTTATTGGGGCTAGTAATATTGTATATTCTGATGAAAATAAACATAATTTAATATCTGAAGATACTATAAATTTTTGGGATCAACTTCTGAGTTTGGAAAAATTTCTTAATATAAAATTTGATGCTACATCTGAAATAACTATGAACGACGCTAATAAAATTACGGAATTATACCAATCCTTAATTATCAAAAAGCCCTTTAAAGTATTTCAAACTTTTAATACGGTTAGTGGTTCTGGAAGAATTGATCAATTAATAGAAGATGACCTTGTTGGAAAGCAATTGTTTTTTGAATTTACAGAAGAAGAGGAAACAGACTTACTTGGCGTACATTTAAAATACTGGGGGGTAATTGCTGTTTACGGAGCTACTGTCAAAGCCATTATATTTCCTTCAGAGACAGGAATTTATGAAGTTGAACTTTGCACAACAGAAGGTAAGAAAATGTACTCTTCGATAATGTACTTTATGGAAGAAAGCCAACTTATTAATTGTAGAAGTGAGAAAAACCATAAGGAGACTTTTGAAAAAGCTGAGGAACTGCAATATATTAAGCAATAAATAAGCAGAAGAAAAACCCCCAGAATGCTCCGAAATTTGAAATCGGCATAAGTGTAATATGAGTTGGAAAAGATTTGTAAAAGATAAGGTCGAAGGAAAGGTAAGGGAATTTTGGGAGGAATATTTATGAATATTTCACATGTATTAAATAAATATGGCGATTTTGAGATTGCCAATAAAGGTGTAATAAGTTTTACTGGAAAATTAGTTGAGCGTGATAGAAATATTGTTTTAGATTGTTACATTGAATGGGATTTGCTAGGGGAGCTTGATAAAATTTCTCCAATAACAATTAATGGTACTATAGATGGAGAAAAAATTACGTTAATTTCTGCATATTGCATAACAGGTAATAGCACTATGCTTGAAAAGAAGTGTACAGCTTATTTTTTACCTAACGAAATAATCGTTGGAGAATGCTATCAGAATGAAAATTTTAAAGTTAAACAAATGAAAGCCCAGTATACTGATTTGGAAAATTGGTTTATGAACTGTTGTTTTAAGCCAACATGTGGGCAAAATGCAGCTCTTGTAGAAACAGTTGAGTTAAACCACATTTCTGTGAGAGATAATTTATGCACTATAAATTTCAAGTTTGAGGTTATTCGAAAATATGAGACTGTAAAAAAGTTGGAATTAATTAATAAAATTACTGTTGAATTTATCTTTAGCGAATCAATGTCTTTATTAGCTGCTCGGGATAAAGTGTGTTCTTTGAAGAACCTTTTTCTATATTTTGCTGCAGAAAATATAGACTGCTACAATATCATGTTTAGTGATGAGAACGATACTGAATGTTTTTACCATTTGAATTTTAAGGATAAGGTGCAACGAAGTCAGGATCTACCTTTCCCAGTTACTTATTCAGATATAGAAGATCGTTTCCAAAATATTTGGACCAGTTGGATACGGTTTTCAGAGGAGCAAGAGCCACTAAATAATCTGTTTTTTGAAGTTATCAGTAATCATTCTCGCTGGGCCAATCAATTTCTAAATCTAATGCAAGCTTTAGAAACATATTCTTGCAGAGAACGAGAAAAAAACGCAAAGAAAATATATT
It encodes the following:
- a CDS encoding abortive infection system antitoxin AbiGi family protein yields the protein MSESKSKDILSFDGARKNEENYIPPKQSANTLFRFFKEPEYLFDSLEKESMIPRYYPETVNYLDIDMLHVAYPMICFCDINLHKIDDHMFFYGGYGLAFSKKWGIQKGIQPIQYINPHSILHSDFSNAFKSAIKCETEDFAQNYLLTQMFYFKPIEGTMERDGTEKPKNFTDECEWRFIPNVTVEELPQAVLETEIFSLPTLNKAISVKKSCWLEFDLEDIKYIIIQTNEDFVKLIELIETKLMNSEKKSRLISKILVWENAKGDF
- a CDS encoding HEPN domain-containing protein, whose product is MNISHVLNKYGDFEIANKGVISFTGKLVERDRNIVLDCYIEWDLLGELDKISPITINGTIDGEKITLISAYCITGNSTMLEKKCTAYFLPNEIIVGECYQNENFKVKQMKAQYTDLENWFMNCCFKPTCGQNAALVETVELNHISVRDNLCTINFKFEVIRKYETVKKLELINKITVEFIFSESMSLLAARDKVCSLKNLFLYFAAENIDCYNIMFSDENDTECFYHLNFKDKVQRSQDLPFPVTYSDIEDRFQNIWTSWIRFSEEQEPLNNLFFEVISNHSRWANQFLNLMQALETYSCREREKNAKKIYSEYKKIDPEGERAFALKHRIIDLLREVHVVFSLDNDEIDTIAFLVSNTRNYYTHYNRNKKDKSLSIQDLGPVNRFLQAVLMAIVLKRINISETCIIKARERWFCGTVLSGIKAYLK
- a CDS encoding P-loop ATPase, Sll1717 family, which produces MYLTQIKDIYAGKPDAKDEINTEGYDQFLRSFIVPRNFDINSLINDTFCFISGYKGIGKTALLYYLDEYIKNDDCSTCSSFVFFKGDYSDIKKQEMESISKRLVSFISISDDVVIDGSDFEYIWRWLFYRRIWEDNIECKFGLFVTDETWEKFAKGISKISCITTKRKLSIPQKLKFRIPFTDPGSGITMTPETELDFTSLKSAETNAYRQFVKIIDELDMLFPQLVRSSKPYYIFVDELEAYYGDEAIFKRDLKLIRDLIFTVKKLNSLMSGFKTGKTKIICSIRTEILNAINRFIVTKELNKVTSGFDIPLVWDYTNTNSFEHPILKILSKRISNAESENGYDLTERELILKWFPEKIHDIEAANFILNNSWCKPRDIVRLILSAKACLCSTNSSFNQTTFDMLQKRYSIESLNEIREEMRALYSPDQINTIITCLTGFRVAFSMTDIAARVSQYFRGSILEENLSNVLMDLYRLGLIGNFSRASKSYRWQHKGDDGLIISDEWSMMVHYALQSALSVSNRHDRGINKAVYYNLKAGDIVQIIVERIVPGYVLTNFEKDGHKYYGSIHISQLSNEYVDDIFNFIKEGETLSAQVLNYDDLHKKWRLTLKY
- a CDS encoding abortive infection system toxin AbiGii family protein, producing MFSNFKEAFIKKPQYTVRPPQAVLDAISDELPEGFSYIYVDDGFCRLNCENGFNLNSGKVILPSEAQVLFQSDLLSEPSNLLRYSYNAQISLQISPGDDGYYIVNGKKIKATEFIKAPMRNITTGEIRFFLEPPKFPGPFQLTVSGDGHLITLLVQRKPNNSIYIQKYESIDNSALKLSCLLDLEKEKASFTINISIGDEKYVENVVAANYIYNAFLKGKGFIGASNIVYSDENKHNLISEDTINFWDQLLSLEKFLNIKFDATSEITMNDANKITELYQSLIIKKPFKVFQTFNTVSGSGRIDQLIEDDLVGKQLFFEFTEEEETDLLGVHLKYWGVIAVYGATVKAIIFPSETGIYEVELCTTEGKKMYSSIMYFMEESQLINCRSEKNHKETFEKAEELQYIKQ